The proteins below come from a single Orcinus orca chromosome 6, mOrcOrc1.1, whole genome shotgun sequence genomic window:
- the ZBTB26 gene encoding zinc finger and BTB domain-containing protein 26 isoform X1, whose protein sequence is MERLGRRSRLRRRSAKMSERSDLLHFKFENYGDSMLQKMNKLREENKFCDVTVLIDDIEVQGHKIVFAAGSPFLRDQFLLNDSREVKISILQSSEVGRQLLLSCYSGVLEFPEMELVNYLTAASFLQMSHIVERCTQALWKFIKPKQPMDSKEGCEPQSASPQSKEHQGDARGSPKQDSPCIHPSEDSMDMEDSDIQIVKVESIGDVSEVRSKKDQNQFISSEPTALHSSEPQHSLINSTVENRVSEIEQNHLHNYALSYTGSDNIIMASKDVFGPNIRGVDKGLQWHHQCPKCTRVFRHLENYANHLKMHKLFMCLLCGKTFTQKGNLHRHMRVHAGIKPFQCKICGKTFSQKCSLQDHLNLHSGDKPHKCNYCDMVFAHKPVLRKHLKQLHGKNSFDNANERNVQDLTVDFDSFACTTVTDSKGCQPQPDATQALDAGKLAQAVLNLRNDSTCVN, encoded by the coding sequence GTCTGCCAAAATGTCTGAAAGATCAGATCTCCTTCACTTCAAGTTTGAAAATTATGGAGATTCAATGttacaaaaaatgaacaaattaagaGAAGAGAATAAATTTTGTGATGTTACAGTTCTCATAGATGATATTgaggtacaggggcataaaattGTGTTTGCTGCAGGTTCCCCCTTCTTAAGAGACCAATTTTTACTGAACGATTCCAGAGAGGTGAAAATCTCCATATTACAGAGTTCCGAAGTGGGGAGACAATTGCTCTTATCCTGttacagtggtgtgctggaaTTCCCTGAGATGGAACTGGTAAATTACTTGACGGCTGCGAGTTTTCTTCAGATGAGCCACATTGTAGAACGGTGCACACAGGCCTTGTGGAAGTTTATAAAGCCAAAACAACCAATGGATAGTAAAGAGGGATGTGAACCGCAGAGTgcttctccccagtcaaaagaACATCAGGGAGATGCCAGAGGCTCCCCAAAGCAGGACTCACCTTGTATCCATCCATCTGAAGACAGTATGGATATGGAGGACAGTGATATTCAGATTGTTAAGGTAGAATCTATTGGGGATGTATCAGAGGTTAGAAGTAAAAAAGATCAGAACCAGTTTATTTCTTCTGAACCCACTGCTTTACATTCATCAGAGCCCCAGCACTCCCTGATAAATTCAACTGTGGAAAACAGAGTAAGTGAAATAGAACAAAACCACCTCCACAATTATGCCCTGTCTTACACAGGCAGTGATAACATCATCATGGCCTCAAAAGATGTCTTTGGGCCTAATATTCGAGGTGTAGACAAAGGCCTACAGTGGCATCACCAATGCCCAAAGTGTACCAGGGTGTTTCGTCACCTGGAGAACTAcgccaaccatttaaaaatgcacaaacTCTTTATGTGTCTACTCTGCGGCAAGACTTTTACTCAGAAAGGCAACCTTCATCGACACATGCGTGTGCATGCCGGCATTAAACCTTTCCAGTGTAAAATCTGTGGGAAAACCTTTTCTCAGAAGTGTTCCTTACAGGATCATCTTAACCTTCACAGTGGAGATAAGCCCCATAAGTGTAACTATTGTGACATGGTTTTTGCACATAAGCCAGTGTTGAGGAAACACCTTAAACAGCTGCATGGCAAAAACAGCTTTGATAATGCCAATGAAAGAAATGTGCAAGACCTCACAGTGgactttgattcttttgcatgtacaACAGTCACAGACTCTAAAGGGTGTCAGCCACAGCCTGATGCGACACAGGCCCTGGATGCAGGTAAACTGGCCCAAGCTGTCCTGAACTTAAGGAATGATAGTACTTGTGTGAATTGA
- the ZBTB26 gene encoding zinc finger and BTB domain-containing protein 26 isoform X2 — protein sequence MSERSDLLHFKFENYGDSMLQKMNKLREENKFCDVTVLIDDIEVQGHKIVFAAGSPFLRDQFLLNDSREVKISILQSSEVGRQLLLSCYSGVLEFPEMELVNYLTAASFLQMSHIVERCTQALWKFIKPKQPMDSKEGCEPQSASPQSKEHQGDARGSPKQDSPCIHPSEDSMDMEDSDIQIVKVESIGDVSEVRSKKDQNQFISSEPTALHSSEPQHSLINSTVENRVSEIEQNHLHNYALSYTGSDNIIMASKDVFGPNIRGVDKGLQWHHQCPKCTRVFRHLENYANHLKMHKLFMCLLCGKTFTQKGNLHRHMRVHAGIKPFQCKICGKTFSQKCSLQDHLNLHSGDKPHKCNYCDMVFAHKPVLRKHLKQLHGKNSFDNANERNVQDLTVDFDSFACTTVTDSKGCQPQPDATQALDAGKLAQAVLNLRNDSTCVN from the coding sequence ATGTCTGAAAGATCAGATCTCCTTCACTTCAAGTTTGAAAATTATGGAGATTCAATGttacaaaaaatgaacaaattaagaGAAGAGAATAAATTTTGTGATGTTACAGTTCTCATAGATGATATTgaggtacaggggcataaaattGTGTTTGCTGCAGGTTCCCCCTTCTTAAGAGACCAATTTTTACTGAACGATTCCAGAGAGGTGAAAATCTCCATATTACAGAGTTCCGAAGTGGGGAGACAATTGCTCTTATCCTGttacagtggtgtgctggaaTTCCCTGAGATGGAACTGGTAAATTACTTGACGGCTGCGAGTTTTCTTCAGATGAGCCACATTGTAGAACGGTGCACACAGGCCTTGTGGAAGTTTATAAAGCCAAAACAACCAATGGATAGTAAAGAGGGATGTGAACCGCAGAGTgcttctccccagtcaaaagaACATCAGGGAGATGCCAGAGGCTCCCCAAAGCAGGACTCACCTTGTATCCATCCATCTGAAGACAGTATGGATATGGAGGACAGTGATATTCAGATTGTTAAGGTAGAATCTATTGGGGATGTATCAGAGGTTAGAAGTAAAAAAGATCAGAACCAGTTTATTTCTTCTGAACCCACTGCTTTACATTCATCAGAGCCCCAGCACTCCCTGATAAATTCAACTGTGGAAAACAGAGTAAGTGAAATAGAACAAAACCACCTCCACAATTATGCCCTGTCTTACACAGGCAGTGATAACATCATCATGGCCTCAAAAGATGTCTTTGGGCCTAATATTCGAGGTGTAGACAAAGGCCTACAGTGGCATCACCAATGCCCAAAGTGTACCAGGGTGTTTCGTCACCTGGAGAACTAcgccaaccatttaaaaatgcacaaacTCTTTATGTGTCTACTCTGCGGCAAGACTTTTACTCAGAAAGGCAACCTTCATCGACACATGCGTGTGCATGCCGGCATTAAACCTTTCCAGTGTAAAATCTGTGGGAAAACCTTTTCTCAGAAGTGTTCCTTACAGGATCATCTTAACCTTCACAGTGGAGATAAGCCCCATAAGTGTAACTATTGTGACATGGTTTTTGCACATAAGCCAGTGTTGAGGAAACACCTTAAACAGCTGCATGGCAAAAACAGCTTTGATAATGCCAATGAAAGAAATGTGCAAGACCTCACAGTGgactttgattcttttgcatgtacaACAGTCACAGACTCTAAAGGGTGTCAGCCACAGCCTGATGCGACACAGGCCCTGGATGCAGGTAAACTGGCCCAAGCTGTCCTGAACTTAAGGAATGATAGTACTTGTGTGAATTGA